GCAGCAGGTCGGCCGCGTCGAAGAACTGCCCGAGGTGGGCAGCTACCTGACCTACGACATCCTCGACGACTCGATCGTCGTGGTGCGCACCGGCGCAGGCGAATCGAACGCATTTCGGGCCCACCACAACGTCTGCATGCACCGTGGCCGCCGGCTGATCGACACGCCCGAGGGCGCCAAGAATTCCCGTGGCCGCGCGCGCAAATCCTTCGTCTGCGGATTCCACGGCTGGACATACGGTTTGGACGGGACTTGCACTCATATCCGCGAGCAAGCGGACTGGCAGGAAACGCTCACACCCGATAACACTCACCTGCACCCGGTGCGGGTCGACACGTGGGGCGGCTGGTTGTGGATCAACATGGACCCCGACTGCGAGCCGCTCGCCGATTTCCTCTTCCCCGCCGCCAAGATCCTCGACCCGTTCGGCCTGGAGAACATGCGGTTCAAATGGCGCAAGTGGCTGTCCTTCGATTGCAACTGGAAGGTGGCGCTCGAGGCCTTCAACGAGACCTATCACGTCTACACCACGCATCCCGAGTTCAACCAATTCGGCGAATTCAAGGGTTGGGCGAAAGCTCAAGGCAGGCACAGCCACATCGGCTACGACGCGCCAAAGGACATGGAGGCCACCAAGTCGAAAATCCGCCTGGGCATCGGGGCCGATCCGCGGGTGTCGACCGCCGAGATGCAGGTGTACACAATGGAGGAGACCAACGCCACCACCACGCAAACGCTGGTGAACGCCGCCAAGCGGCTGGTCGACGAATTGCCCGAGGGCACACCGGCCGACAAGGTCCTCGAGCATTGGCTCGCGTCGGCGCGCCGCGATGACGAAGCGCGCGGCGTAATCTGGCCGACGATTCCCGCCGACATCCTGGGGCAGGCCGGCACCGCGTGGCAGATCTTTCCCAACTTCCAGATCGGACAGGGGCTGACCAGCGCGCTCTGCTACGGCGCCCGCCCGCACCCCAGCTACAACCCCGACAAATGCATTTTCGAGGTGTCGGTGTTCGAGCTGTACCCGAAAGGCGAAGAGCCACAGACGGAGTGGGAGCACACGCCGGTCGGCGACCCCAGGTGGCGATCGGTTTTGCCGCAGGACTTCTCCAACATGGCCGCCGTGCAGCAGGGCATGAAGTCGCTCGGCTTTCCGGGCACCAAGCCCAACCCGTACCGCGAACGCAGCACCGTCAACCTGCACTACCAATTGTCGAAGTACATGGGCACCGGTGAGCCCCGGGCGCTTTCAGATCGGGAGCGGCCGCCCGCATGACGAGGTACCAAGACAGCTGCGGACCCACGCAGACGCCCGACGACTTCGACATCGACGCGCTGCGGGAGAAGTATCGGCAGGAGCGCGAAAAGCGGTTGCGAAAAGAAGGCTCCAGACAGTACATCGAACTAGAAGACGACTTCGCCGGCTACTACGAAACCGATCCCTATACGCCGGTGACACCCCGCGCCCCGATCGTGGAGGACCTCGACGTCGCGGTTCTCGGTGGTGGTTTTGCGGGCCTGCTGTCGGGGGCCTACCTGAAGAAGGCGGGCGTCGAGGATGTGCGGATCATCGAGCTCGGCGGCGACTTCGGCGGCGTGTGGTACTGGAATCGCTATCCCGGCATCCAATGCGACAACGAATCCTACTGCTACATACCGCTTCTCGAAGAGCTCGATTTCATGCCTTCGAAGAAGTTCGCCGACGGCGCCGAGATTTACCAGCACTGCCGCAACATCGGCAAACACTTCGGCCTCTACGATTCGGCGGTCTTCTCTACACACGTGCACGACTTGCGCTGGGAGGAGCAGATCAAACGCTGGCGGATCACCACCAATCGCGACGACGACATTCGCGCCCGGTTCGTGGTGCTGGCGTCGGGCCCCTTTCACCGGCCGAAGCTGCCCGGTATCCCCGACCTCAAAGCGTTCGGTGGACACAGCTTTCATTCGTCGCGATGGGACTACGACTACACCGGCGGCGACGCTGCCGGAGGACTGGACAAGCTCGCCGACAAGCGCGTCGGGGTGGTCGGTACCGGCGCCACCGGCATCCAGATCGTGCCCTTCCTGGCACGTTTCGCCAAGCATCTGTACGTGTTCCAGCGCACCCCGTCCACCGTGGACGAGCGCAACAACACCCCGACCGATCCGGAGTGGGTCAAAACGCTGCAGCCGGGCTGGCAGCGTGAGCGGCAGCGCAACTTTCACGCGTGGACGTTCGAAGGCATGGCCCTGGGCCAGCCGGATCTGGTGTGCGACTTCTGGACCGAGCTCGGGCGCAACACCGCGGCCCGGGTGCTCGCCCTGGACGATCCCGCATCCATCACACCCGAGCAGTTCGCGGCGATCCGGGAAGAAGAGGATTACAAGATCATGGAGCGGCTGCGGCGCCGTATCGACACCCTGATCGAGGACGGGGCGACCGCCGAAACGCTCAAGCCCTATTACCGATTCCTTTGCAAGCGGCCGTGTTCCAACGACGATTATCTGGCCAGCTTCAATAGGCCGAACGTGACGCTGGTCGACGTGTCGTCGAGCAAGGGCGTCGAACGGGCCACCGAGAAGGGCCTGGTCGCCAACGGCATCGAGTACCAGCTGGACTGCCTCATCTATGCCAGCGGGTTCGAGATCACCACCGAGATCAGCCGGCGCTACTCGATCGAAACGATCGAGGGACGCGACGGACTGTCGCTGTTCGACCACTGGCGCGACGGCTACAAGACGTTGCACGGCATGAGCAGCCGCGGGTTCCCGAACCAGTTCTACACCGGCTTCACCCAGGTTGGCATCTCCGCCAACATCGCCGCCAACTACGAGCTGCAGGGCGAGCACATCGCCTACATCATCGCCGAGGCGCTGGCCCGCGGCGCGACCACCGTGGAGCCCAGCGACAACGCTCAGCACGAGTGGTGTGCCACGATCCGGGAAACCGCCATCGACAACTCGGCGTTCGACGCGCAGTGCACGCCAGGGTATTACAACAACGAAGGCGGCGGTGGCGGAGCCGCGGAAGGGGAGGGCATCCGGTCACATCTGGGTGAACCATATGGACCGGGCTTCTACGCTTTCGAGGACTTGTTACGCGTCTGGCGCGACAAAGGGGACCTGGATGGTCTGGTTTTGGACGCATGACGGTCGCAAAGAGGTTTGACGACCGGGTTGCCGTCGTGACCGGCGCGGGCCGCGGGTTGGGTTGCGCGTACGCGCGACTGCTCGCCGAGCGCGGCGCGAAGGTCGTCGTCAACGACCACGGTGGCACCTTGGCCGGTGACGGGGCCGACGCGGGCCCGGCGGAGCAGGTCGTCGACGCGATCACGGCGGCCGGCGGGGAGGCCGTCGCCGCTACCGCGTCGGTCGCGACCCGAGACGGTGCCGGCGCGATCATCCAGACGGCACTCGACCGGTACGGCCGCATCGACATTCTGATTCACAACGCCGGCAACGTGCGCCGCGGCTCCCTCAAGGAGATGAGCTACGAAGACTTCGACGCCGTGCTCGACGTGCACTTGCGCGGCGCGTTCAACGTTGTGCGACAAGCATTTCCGGTGATGTGTGAGGCGGCCTACGGGCGTATCGTGCTCACGTCGTCGATCGGCGGCTTGTATGGGAACCACAATGTGGCCAATTACGCGGCCGCCAAGGCCGGCGTGATCGGGCTGTCCCATGTCGCGGCGCTCGAAGGCGCCGCGGACGGCGTGACCTGCAACGTGATCGTGCCGGCCGCGGTGACCAGGATGGCTTCCGGCATCGACACGGCGGCCTATCCGCCGATGGGCCCGGATCTCGTTGCGCCCGTCGTGGGCTGGCTGGCACACGAATCCTGTTCGGTGAGTGGGGAGTTGTTCATCGCGCTGGCGGGCCGGGTGGCCCGGGCGGTCACCGCCGAAAGCCCGGGGGTGTGCCGGCCGTCGTGGACGGTCGAGGACGTCGGCACTCATCTCGATGCAATCCGAAACATCGAGGCACCGTTGATCTTTCCAGTCCTGCCCGACGGGCATGACCAGCACATCCGTTACAGCTTCGGGCTGGCCCAGCGCTCAAACGATCGGGACGCACTCCATGGCTAGAGGCACGGGCCCGATGGCCGGAGTGCGGGTGATCGACCTCACCGCGATGGTGATGGGGCCCTATTGCACGCAGATCATGGCCGACATGGGCGCGGACGTCATCAAAGTCGAACCGCCCCAAGGTGATAACACCCGGTATATCTCGGTCGGCCCGGCACCGGGAATGAGCGGGGTCTTCGTCAACGTCAACCGGGGCAAGCGCAGCATCGTGCTGGACCTGCAGACCGACGCCGGTGCGCGCGCGCTGCGCGGGCTGGCGGAGACCGCGGACGTCTTCATCCACTCGATGCGGGCCAAAGCGATCGCCAAGCTCGGCTTCGGCTACGACGACGTCGCCGCGATCAATCCCGCGGTGATCTACACCAACTGCTACGGATACGGCCACCGCGGGCCCGATCACGACCGCCCCGCCTACGACGACACGATCCAGGCCGAGTGCGGCCTGCCGGCGGTGCAGCAGCAGTTGACGGGCGAGGCCGATTACGTCGGCACCATCATGGCCGACAAGATTGCCGGCCTGACCGCGCTGTACGCGACGACGATGGCGCTGTTCCATCGCGAGCGCACCGGAGAGGGCCAGGAAGTCGAGGTCGCCATGTTCGAAACCATGGCCTCGTTCATGCTCGTCGAGCACGCCAATGGAGCGATGTTCGACCCGCCCCTGGGCCCCGCGGTGTACCCCCGCACCGTGGCACCCAACCGCCGCCCGTATCGCACCAGCGACGGCTACATCGCCGCGTTGATCTACAACGACAAGCACTGGAACGCTTTCATGAAAGCCGTCCAGCCACCATGGGCCAACGAAATGTATTCGACGTTGGAACAGCGCGCCCGCGAGATCGACACCGTCTACGGGTTGGTGGCCGAGACGATGAAAGAACGATCCACCGCGGAGTGGCTGACACTCCTGCGTCGACTCGAGATACCGGCCGCGCCGCTGAACACCCCCGGCGCGCTCTTCGACGATCCGCATCTCAACGCCGTCGGCATGTTCGAGACGGTGGACACCCCACACGGACCGGTGCGCTTCCCCGGCGTACCGACCTGGTTCTCGCAGACGCCGGGTCGCGTTGCGGGGCCGGCGCCAGAGCTCGGCGCCCACACCGCGGAGATACTCGACAAGCTGGGAAGGCAGGACGAATCGTGAATAACGCCAATGACATTGGGGCATACGTGCCGCTCACAGGTAGCGATCACTAAGGAGTCTCCACCATGGGCGTGCCCGTCTACAAGCGCATTCTCGACCTGTTCGAAGCCGAAGGTGTCAACACGCTGTTCGGCATTCCGGATCCGAACTTCGTGCATATGTTCACCGAAGCCGACGCGCGCGGCTGGTCGGTGGTGGCGCCGCATCATGAGCTGAGTGCGGGATTCATGGCCGAGGCGGCGTCGCGGATGACGGGTAAACCGGGCCTGTGCATCGGCACGCTCGGCCCGGGTGTGGCCAACATCGCCGGGGCGATGATGTGCGCCCTGGTGGAGAACTCGCCGGTGATCTTCCTCGGCGGTCAGCGAGCCCGCGTCACCGAGCGCCGGGTGCGTCGCGGCCGCATCCAATTCGTACAGCAGGAAGGGCTTTTCGCGCCTTCAGTCAAGTACAGCAGCTCGATAGAATACGCCGACCAGACCGACGAGATCATTCGCGAGGCGATCCGCCGTGCCATGTCGGGCACTCCCGGCCCGTCCTACGTCGAGTTCCCGTCGCACGTCATCCTCGAGGCGCTCGATGTGCCGGATCCGCTGCCGCCCAACCGGTACCGGCTCGTCAACCAGACCGCGGGTGAGCGTGAGGTGACAGAAGCGGTGAAGTTGATTCGGGCGGCGCGAAGCCCGATCCTGTTGGTCGGCCACGGCGTGCACACCTCCCGTACCCAGCAAGAGGTCAAGGAGCTGGCCGAGCTGATGGCCTGCCCGGTGATCCAGACCTCGGGCGGCACCTCGTTCATCCCGGGGCTGCAGGAGCGGACGTTCCCTTACTTGTTCTCCCCGGCCGCCAACGAGGCAGTCGAAGACTCCGACTTGTGCGTCGCACTGGGTACCGAACTCGGTGAACCGATGCACTACGGCCGGACCCAGCATTGGGCCGACAACGATGCCAACCGCAAATGGGTGTACGTGGAGCAGGACCCGACCGCCATCGGCGTCAACCGCCCCGTAGACGTGGCGCTGGTGGGCGATCTGCGCGGCGTCGTGCCGCAGCTGGTCGAGGCGCTCAAGGGCTCTCCGCGCAAACCCGCACCCGCACTGGATGTCCTGATCGAAAAGAATGCGAAAGAGCTTGCGGACGTGGCGGAATCGGCACCGTCCGGACGCTCTCCGATCCACCCGGCGCGCTACGTCGTCGAGGCCACCAAGGCATTCAACGAACTCGAGGACGGCATCATGGTGCGCGACGGCGGCGCGACCGTGATCTTCGGTTGGACCTACTCGCAGACCAAGCCGCGCGACGTCATCTGGAACCAGAACTTCGGTCACCTCGGCACGGGTCTGCCGTATGCCGTTGGCGCCTCGGTCGCCGAGGGCGGTAGGCGCCCGGTGATGCTCCTGACCAGTGACTCGGCGTTCCTCTTCCACATAGCCGAGTTGGAAACCGCTGCGCGGCAGAACCTGCCACTGGTGTGCGTTGTGGGGGTCGACCACCAGTGGGGGCTGGAAGTCGGCGTGTACAAACGCACGTTCGACCAGCCGTCGCCGCAGCCCGGCGTGCACTGGAGCAAAGACGTCCGGATGGACAAGGTCGGCGAGGGTTTCGGTTGCCACGGCGAGTACGTCGAGAAGGAAGAGGAGATCGGCCCGGCGATCGCTCGTGCCTATGCCAGCGGCAAAGTCGGCGTAGTGCACGTGTGCATCGACCCGAAGGCCAATTCCGAGGAGATGCCGAAGTACGACCGATTCCGTACCTGGTACGCCGAAGGAACCCAGTAAGGCCACCCCGTAGGAAGGGATCGATCCGATGCGCGAATACCTGAAGTTCTACATCGACGGACAGTGGGTCGACCCGTTGCGACCGAACGCCTTTGAGGTGGAAAACCCGGCAACCGAGCAGGTTTCCGGGAAGATCTCGCTGGGATCCGCGGCCGATGTCGACGTGGCGGTCAAGGCTGCCCGGCGAGCTTTCGCCGGCTGGTCGCAAAGCACCCGCGAACAGCGCCTGGACCTGTTGCAGGCCATCCTCGCCGAATACCAGAAGCGCGCTGGCGACCTCGCCGACGCGGTCACCGAGGAAATCGGGGCGCCGCCCTCGCTGGCCGCGGGGCCGCAGGTGTTCCTCGGGATCGGCCACCTGACCACGGCTATCGACGCGCTGAAGAATTTTCCGTTCGAGGAGCAAAAGGGCGCGAGCTTGATCGCCAGGGAGCCCATTGGGGTCTGCGGGTTGATCACGCCCTGGAACTGGCCGATCAACCAGGTCGCGGTCAAGGTCTACCCGGCGCTGGCGACCGGCTGCACCGTCATCCTGAAACCTTCTGAGGTGGCACCGTATTCGCCCCACATCTTCGCCGAAATCCTGGATGCCGCAGGCGTGCCGGCGGGGGTGTTCAACCTGGTCAACGGCGACGGCGCGGGCGTGGGCGTGGCCCTGGCCAGCCACCCCGGCATCGACATGGTGTCGTTCACCGGATCCACCCGCGCCGGCATCGAGGTCGCCAAGCTTGCTGCCCCGACCGTGAAACGAGTGACCCAAGAGCTGGGTGGCAAGAGTCCCAACATCGTGCTCGACGACAGCGGCTTCGCCCAGGGCGTCAGCGCCGGCGTGGCCAACATGATGCCGAACTCAGGCCAGAGCTGTAACGCGCCGACGCGCATGCTGGTCCCGAATTCCCGTATGGCCGAGGCAATCTCCGTCGCGCGGGAGGCAGCCGAGAAGGTCACGGTGGGTCATCCTGACGCAGGGACGACTATCGGGCCGGTGGCGTCGAAGACGCAGTTCGACAAGGTCCAGCGGCTGATCCGGCAGGGCGTCGACGAGGGCGCGACCCTGGTTACCGGAGGCCCGGGCCGGCCGGCGGGCCTGGACAAGGGCTACTACGTCAAGCCCACCGTTTTCGCGAACGTCACCAACGACATGACGATCGCGCGTGAGGAGATCTTCGGGCCGGTTTTGTGCATCCTCGGCTACGACGACATCGACCATGCCGTCGAAATCGCCAACGACACCGAATACGGCCTGGCCGGGTTCGTTTCGGGAGCCGACCTCGAAAAGGCCCGCGAGGTTGCCCGCAAGATCCGGGCCGGCTGGGTGACGATCAACCATGCCTTCGACATGAACGCGCCCTTCGGCGGCTACAAGCGCAGTGGCAACGGCCGAGAGTGGAGTGAGTTCGGCTTCCACGAGTATCTGGAGGTCAAGAGCACGTTGGGCTACGCACCCGACAAGGCTTGACACTTTGGGTCGAAATAGGAAGGCATTACCCGCCGAAAGCCATCGCGTGTCTTCGCGGGATCGGACGGGGCCGCCTCTAAGCTTGCTGAGGTCAAGAGGAGGGGCGACGAAGTATCGGCAGCAACTACGGCGCCGGGCGGCTGGGTGGTCAGAGCGCGCTCAAGGCGAGGTCTGAGCCGGGCGGGACGGATCCCGCGCCGGCTCCTTCTGATGGGCGGCGCCGATGGGTGGCACCGGTGCGCCGGTTCGGCCGGCTGGCGATTTGGGATCAGCCCGAGCGGCGTAGCGGCATTCCCGCACTGGACGGACTTCGCGCGGTAGCCGTTGCCTTGGTACTCGCCGACCACGGCGGCATTCCGGGCATGAGCGGTGGGTTCCTCGGCGTCGACGTCTTCTTCGTGCTCAGCGGATTCCTGATCACCTCGCTCTTGCTCGACGAGCTCGGGCGCACCGGACGGATCGACCTGACCGGTTTCTGGATTCGCCGCGCCCGCCGGCTATTGCCGGCGTTGGTGCTGATGGTTCTCGCTGTCGGCGCGGCCCGCGAACTTCTCCCGGCCCGAGCGCTCACCGGGTTACGCGACGACGCGATCGCGGCGTTCCTGTGGGTGGCGAACTGGCGCTTCGTCGCGCAAAAGGCCGACTACTTCACGCAGGGCGCGTCGTCGCCGCTGCAGCATGCCTGGTCGCTCGGCGTCGAGGAGCAGTACTACTTCGTCTGGCCGGTTCTGCTGATCGTGGTGACCCTGCTGCTGGCGGCGCGGGCCAAGCGCTACTTTATGAAGGCCACCGTCGGCGGGGTGCGGTTCGCCACCTTCGTGATTGCCACGCTCGGGGCGCTGGCTTCCGCGGCGGCCGCCATCGTCTTCGTCTCCGACACCACGCGCGACCGGATCTACTTCGGCACCGATACCCGCGCCCAGGCGTTGCTGGTCGGCTCGGCGGCAGCGGCTCTGCTGGTGCGGGATTGGCCGTCGCTGAACCGTGGCTGGTGCATGATCCGGAGCCGGTGGGGGCGACGGGTTGCCCGCGTGCTGCCGGTGGTCGGCGTGGCCGGCCTGGCAGCGGCGGCTCACTATGCGACCGGCAATGTCGGCGATTTCCGGCACGGCTTGCTGATCGGGGTAGCCATTGCCGCCGTCTTGGTGGTCGCCCCGGTGGCGCTGGAGCAACGCGGGTTGATCGCCCGCATTCTGGCCGCGCCGCCGCTGGTGTGGCTGGGGACCATTTCCTACGGTGTCTATCTGTGGCATTGGCCAATTTTTATGGCGCTCAACGGAGAACGCACCGGGTGGACCGGATTCCCGCTGTTCGCTGCACGCTGCGGGCTGACGGTGGTAGTGGCCGGCGCATCGTGGTGGCTGATCGAACAGCCCATCCGCCGCTGGCGGCCCGCGCGGGTCGCGTTGCTGCCGCTGGCCGCGGCGACCGTAGCCACCGCGGCCGCGATCACGTTGCTGGTGGTTCCGGTGG
The DNA window shown above is from Mycobacterium sp. Aquia_216 and carries:
- a CDS encoding aldehyde dehydrogenase family protein; this encodes MREYLKFYIDGQWVDPLRPNAFEVENPATEQVSGKISLGSAADVDVAVKAARRAFAGWSQSTREQRLDLLQAILAEYQKRAGDLADAVTEEIGAPPSLAAGPQVFLGIGHLTTAIDALKNFPFEEQKGASLIAREPIGVCGLITPWNWPINQVAVKVYPALATGCTVILKPSEVAPYSPHIFAEILDAAGVPAGVFNLVNGDGAGVGVALASHPGIDMVSFTGSTRAGIEVAKLAAPTVKRVTQELGGKSPNIVLDDSGFAQGVSAGVANMMPNSGQSCNAPTRMLVPNSRMAEAISVAREAAEKVTVGHPDAGTTIGPVASKTQFDKVQRLIRQGVDEGATLVTGGPGRPAGLDKGYYVKPTVFANVTNDMTIAREEIFGPVLCILGYDDIDHAVEIANDTEYGLAGFVSGADLEKAREVARKIRAGWVTINHAFDMNAPFGGYKRSGNGREWSEFGFHEYLEVKSTLGYAPDKA
- a CDS encoding thiamine pyrophosphate-binding protein, which encodes MGVPVYKRILDLFEAEGVNTLFGIPDPNFVHMFTEADARGWSVVAPHHELSAGFMAEAASRMTGKPGLCIGTLGPGVANIAGAMMCALVENSPVIFLGGQRARVTERRVRRGRIQFVQQEGLFAPSVKYSSSIEYADQTDEIIREAIRRAMSGTPGPSYVEFPSHVILEALDVPDPLPPNRYRLVNQTAGEREVTEAVKLIRAARSPILLVGHGVHTSRTQQEVKELAELMACPVIQTSGGTSFIPGLQERTFPYLFSPAANEAVEDSDLCVALGTELGEPMHYGRTQHWADNDANRKWVYVEQDPTAIGVNRPVDVALVGDLRGVVPQLVEALKGSPRKPAPALDVLIEKNAKELADVAESAPSGRSPIHPARYVVEATKAFNELEDGIMVRDGGATVIFGWTYSQTKPRDVIWNQNFGHLGTGLPYAVGASVAEGGRRPVMLLTSDSAFLFHIAELETAARQNLPLVCVVGVDHQWGLEVGVYKRTFDQPSPQPGVHWSKDVRMDKVGEGFGCHGEYVEKEEEIGPAIARAYASGKVGVVHVCIDPKANSEEMPKYDRFRTWYAEGTQ
- a CDS encoding aromatic ring-hydroxylating oxygenase subunit alpha — protein: MTDLAKDVNVAGAASEAEELSKPMTIGVEAYISEDYARAERDKLWRKVWQQVGRVEELPEVGSYLTYDILDDSIVVVRTGAGESNAFRAHHNVCMHRGRRLIDTPEGAKNSRGRARKSFVCGFHGWTYGLDGTCTHIREQADWQETLTPDNTHLHPVRVDTWGGWLWINMDPDCEPLADFLFPAAKILDPFGLENMRFKWRKWLSFDCNWKVALEAFNETYHVYTTHPEFNQFGEFKGWAKAQGRHSHIGYDAPKDMEATKSKIRLGIGADPRVSTAEMQVYTMEETNATTTQTLVNAAKRLVDELPEGTPADKVLEHWLASARRDDEARGVIWPTIPADILGQAGTAWQIFPNFQIGQGLTSALCYGARPHPSYNPDKCIFEVSVFELYPKGEEPQTEWEHTPVGDPRWRSVLPQDFSNMAAVQQGMKSLGFPGTKPNPYRERSTVNLHYQLSKYMGTGEPRALSDRERPPA
- a CDS encoding SDR family NAD(P)-dependent oxidoreductase; this encodes MTVAKRFDDRVAVVTGAGRGLGCAYARLLAERGAKVVVNDHGGTLAGDGADAGPAEQVVDAITAAGGEAVAATASVATRDGAGAIIQTALDRYGRIDILIHNAGNVRRGSLKEMSYEDFDAVLDVHLRGAFNVVRQAFPVMCEAAYGRIVLTSSIGGLYGNHNVANYAAAKAGVIGLSHVAALEGAADGVTCNVIVPAAVTRMASGIDTAAYPPMGPDLVAPVVGWLAHESCSVSGELFIALAGRVARAVTAESPGVCRPSWTVEDVGTHLDAIRNIEAPLIFPVLPDGHDQHIRYSFGLAQRSNDRDALHG
- a CDS encoding acyltransferase family protein, which gives rise to MRRFGRLAIWDQPERRSGIPALDGLRAVAVALVLADHGGIPGMSGGFLGVDVFFVLSGFLITSLLLDELGRTGRIDLTGFWIRRARRLLPALVLMVLAVGAARELLPARALTGLRDDAIAAFLWVANWRFVAQKADYFTQGASSPLQHAWSLGVEEQYYFVWPVLLIVVTLLLAARAKRYFMKATVGGVRFATFVIATLGALASAAAAIVFVSDTTRDRIYFGTDTRAQALLVGSAAAALLVRDWPSLNRGWCMIRSRWGRRVARVLPVVGVAGLAAAAHYATGNVGDFRHGLLIGVAIAAVLVVAPVALEQRGLIARILAAPPLVWLGTISYGVYLWHWPIFMALNGERTGWTGFPLFAARCGLTVVVAGASWWLIEQPIRRWRPARVALLPLAAATVATAAAITLLVVPVGPGLREPGLPPNVAAVAAVSPAQPGGSRPVGPRNPNRPFTVSVFGDSIGWTWMHYLPPTPGYAFLDHTVIGCSLVRGTPYRYLGQTLDQRAECDTWPGRWATQIAQDQPDVALLIIGRWETVDRVNEGQWTHIGDPTFDAYLNAELERALNIVSASGVRVVVATVPYSRGGEKPDGRLYPEDQPDRVNQWNAMLRKNVAQHPNVQILDLNKKLCPDGVYTVKVDGIKVRSDGVHLTPEGVKWLTPWLEESLR
- a CDS encoding CaiB/BaiF CoA transferase family protein, with protein sequence MAGVRVIDLTAMVMGPYCTQIMADMGADVIKVEPPQGDNTRYISVGPAPGMSGVFVNVNRGKRSIVLDLQTDAGARALRGLAETADVFIHSMRAKAIAKLGFGYDDVAAINPAVIYTNCYGYGHRGPDHDRPAYDDTIQAECGLPAVQQQLTGEADYVGTIMADKIAGLTALYATTMALFHRERTGEGQEVEVAMFETMASFMLVEHANGAMFDPPLGPAVYPRTVAPNRRPYRTSDGYIAALIYNDKHWNAFMKAVQPPWANEMYSTLEQRAREIDTVYGLVAETMKERSTAEWLTLLRRLEIPAAPLNTPGALFDDPHLNAVGMFETVDTPHGPVRFPGVPTWFSQTPGRVAGPAPELGAHTAEILDKLGRQDES
- a CDS encoding flavin-containing monooxygenase; this translates as MTRYQDSCGPTQTPDDFDIDALREKYRQEREKRLRKEGSRQYIELEDDFAGYYETDPYTPVTPRAPIVEDLDVAVLGGGFAGLLSGAYLKKAGVEDVRIIELGGDFGGVWYWNRYPGIQCDNESYCYIPLLEELDFMPSKKFADGAEIYQHCRNIGKHFGLYDSAVFSTHVHDLRWEEQIKRWRITTNRDDDIRARFVVLASGPFHRPKLPGIPDLKAFGGHSFHSSRWDYDYTGGDAAGGLDKLADKRVGVVGTGATGIQIVPFLARFAKHLYVFQRTPSTVDERNNTPTDPEWVKTLQPGWQRERQRNFHAWTFEGMALGQPDLVCDFWTELGRNTAARVLALDDPASITPEQFAAIREEEDYKIMERLRRRIDTLIEDGATAETLKPYYRFLCKRPCSNDDYLASFNRPNVTLVDVSSSKGVERATEKGLVANGIEYQLDCLIYASGFEITTEISRRYSIETIEGRDGLSLFDHWRDGYKTLHGMSSRGFPNQFYTGFTQVGISANIAANYELQGEHIAYIIAEALARGATTVEPSDNAQHEWCATIRETAIDNSAFDAQCTPGYYNNEGGGGGAAEGEGIRSHLGEPYGPGFYAFEDLLRVWRDKGDLDGLVLDA